The proteins below are encoded in one region of Gemmatimonadaceae bacterium:
- a CDS encoding glycoside hydrolase family 15 protein, producing MPGLIEDYAIIGDCETAALVSRMGSIDWLCWPRFDSSACFAALLGSEKNGHWSLAPADPTSRCTRRYRDNSLILETDYETADGAVTVIDFMPLRDGVSNVVRTVIGKRGRVPMRTEIVLRFDYGSVVPWVSRLDDGTLRAIAGPDMICIRSDVQLRGQDLTTIGEFTIAEGDRASMVMTWGPSNQQPPAPSDPDRALEVTEDFWRRWSSLCHYDGEWSGAVMRSLVTLKSLTYHPTGGIVAAPTTSLPEQLAGSRNWDYRFCWLRDATLTLLALMNAGYYHEAGAWREWLLRACAGAPDQVQIMYGLSGERMLREWEISWLPGYENAKPVRCGNAAHEQIQHDIFGEVMDALHQARVGGMPELPDAWQLECALLQQLEQTWRKPDHSIWEVRGTPQHFTHSKVMAWVAFDRAIKSAERFNLKGPLDRWRRIRQDIHDEVCEKAYDPNLNAFTQSYDSKLADASTLALATVGFLPPSDPRVRGTVEYVEKKLCAHGFVLRYDSEETDDGLPPGEGAFLACSFWLADNYVLLGRRGDAVKLFERLLSLRNDVGLLSEEYDPIAKRLVGNFPQGFSHIALLSTAFNLSKHQGASSKDEPISRI from the coding sequence ATGCCCGGACTCATCGAAGACTACGCGATCATTGGCGACTGCGAGACCGCGGCGCTCGTATCGCGCATGGGCTCCATCGACTGGCTCTGTTGGCCGCGCTTCGACTCCTCGGCGTGCTTCGCGGCGCTCCTGGGAAGTGAGAAGAACGGGCATTGGTCGCTCGCGCCGGCAGATCCCACATCGCGCTGCACGCGGCGATATCGCGACAACTCACTGATTCTCGAAACGGACTACGAGACGGCGGATGGCGCCGTCACCGTGATCGATTTCATGCCGCTGCGCGACGGCGTGTCGAACGTGGTTCGCACCGTGATCGGCAAGCGGGGCCGGGTCCCGATGCGAACGGAGATCGTGCTGCGCTTCGACTATGGATCGGTGGTGCCGTGGGTGAGCCGGCTCGACGACGGCACGCTGCGCGCGATCGCCGGCCCCGACATGATCTGCATTCGCTCGGATGTGCAGCTGCGCGGGCAGGATCTGACGACCATCGGCGAGTTCACGATCGCCGAGGGTGACCGCGCGTCGATGGTGATGACCTGGGGTCCGTCGAATCAGCAGCCGCCGGCGCCGTCCGACCCGGATCGCGCATTAGAGGTTACTGAAGACTTCTGGCGTCGCTGGTCGAGCCTCTGTCACTACGACGGTGAATGGTCCGGCGCGGTGATGCGCTCGCTGGTCACCCTCAAGTCGCTGACGTATCATCCGACGGGCGGGATCGTCGCCGCGCCGACGACGTCTCTCCCCGAGCAGCTCGCGGGCTCGCGCAATTGGGACTATCGGTTCTGCTGGTTGCGCGATGCCACGCTCACGCTGCTCGCGCTGATGAATGCCGGCTATTACCACGAGGCCGGTGCGTGGCGCGAATGGTTGTTGCGCGCGTGCGCCGGAGCGCCGGATCAAGTGCAGATCATGTACGGCTTGAGCGGCGAGCGCATGCTTCGCGAGTGGGAGATCTCGTGGCTGCCCGGATATGAGAACGCGAAACCCGTCCGCTGCGGCAACGCGGCGCATGAGCAGATCCAGCACGACATCTTCGGCGAGGTGATGGACGCGCTGCATCAAGCCCGCGTCGGTGGAATGCCGGAGCTGCCGGATGCGTGGCAGCTCGAATGCGCGCTTCTGCAGCAGCTCGAGCAGACGTGGCGCAAGCCGGATCACAGCATCTGGGAAGTTCGCGGTACGCCGCAGCACTTCACCCACTCCAAGGTGATGGCCTGGGTCGCGTTCGATCGCGCGATAAAGAGCGCCGAACGATTCAACCTCAAGGGCCCGCTCGACCGGTGGCGCCGCATTCGCCAGGACATTCATGACGAAGTGTGCGAGAAGGCGTACGATCCGAATCTCAACGCGTTCACACAGTCGTACGACTCGAAGCTCGCGGACGCGAGCACGCTCGCCCTTGCGACCGTCGGCTTTCTGCCGCCCAGCGACCCGCGCGTGCGCGGGACGGTGGAGTACGTCGAGAAGAAACTGTGTGCGCACGGCTTCGTGCTGCGCTACGACAGTGAAGAAACGGACGATGGCTTGCCGCCGGGCGAGGGCGCATTTCTCGCCTGCAGCTTCTGGCTCGCCGACAACTACGTGTTGCTCGGCCGCCGCGGTGACGCCGTCAAGTTGTTCGAGCGGCTGTTGTCACTGCGCAACGACGTCGGATTGCTCTCCGAGGAATACGATCCCATCGCGAAGCGGCTCGTC
- a CDS encoding glucose 1-dehydrogenase encodes MPTMRALTVTPKVPNSVQLEEFNVPSSELGAVLVRAVALGICGTDHEIVQGDYGQAPPGHQRLIIGHESLGRVEDAPAASGLSKGDLVVGIVRHPDPVPCANCAVGEWDMCRTDQYTEHGIKALDGYGSEFYRLSPEYVVRLDPRLGILGVLVEPTTIVAKAWEHTERIGERARWTPRRVLVTGAGPVGLLAALLGAQRGLEIHVLDRATDGPKPALVHDLGGTYHASFDDVGHDYDIVMECTGAASVIVEAVQRTAADGITCLAGVSHSAQETIDIGELNREIVLGNRVIFGSVNANRRHYQAAIDALAKADAAWLHRVVARRVPLDRWREAFEVRDDDVKTVVVFSPDVS; translated from the coding sequence ATGCCAACCATGCGCGCACTTACCGTTACGCCGAAAGTCCCGAATTCGGTTCAGCTCGAGGAATTCAACGTCCCATCCAGCGAACTGGGCGCGGTGCTCGTGCGCGCGGTGGCCCTTGGCATCTGCGGTACCGATCATGAGATCGTTCAAGGCGACTACGGCCAGGCGCCCCCGGGACACCAGCGCTTGATCATCGGCCACGAATCGCTCGGTCGCGTCGAAGATGCGCCGGCCGCCAGCGGGTTGTCGAAGGGCGATCTCGTCGTCGGCATCGTTCGGCATCCCGACCCCGTTCCGTGCGCGAACTGCGCGGTCGGGGAGTGGGATATGTGTCGCACTGATCAGTACACCGAACATGGCATCAAGGCGCTCGACGGCTACGGCTCGGAGTTCTATCGCCTTTCGCCGGAATACGTCGTCCGCCTCGACCCGCGGCTCGGAATACTCGGCGTGCTCGTCGAGCCAACGACCATCGTCGCCAAGGCGTGGGAGCACACCGAGCGCATTGGTGAGCGCGCGCGCTGGACGCCGAGACGTGTGCTCGTGACGGGGGCGGGCCCGGTGGGATTGCTCGCTGCGTTGCTCGGCGCGCAGCGCGGACTCGAGATCCACGTACTCGATCGCGCGACCGATGGCCCGAAGCCCGCGCTCGTGCATGATCTGGGTGGAACTTACCATGCGTCATTCGACGACGTTGGCCACGATTATGATATTGTGATGGAATGCACCGGAGCGGCCTCGGTGATCGTCGAAGCGGTGCAACGCACCGCCGCGGATGGCATCACATGCCTTGCCGGCGTCTCACACTCGGCGCAAGAGACGATCGACATCGGTGAGCTCAATCGCGAGATCGTGTTGGGGAATCGCGTGATCTTCGGTTCGGTCAACGCGAATCGTCGTCATTACCAGGCGGCGATCGACGCGCTGGCGAAAGCGGACGCCGCGTGGCTGCATCGTGTCGTCGCGCGACGGGTACCCCTCGATCGATGGCGGGAAGCGTTCGAGGTCCGCGATGACGACGTCAAGACCGTCGTCGTGTTCTCTCCCGACGTGAGCTGA
- a CDS encoding gluconokinase, translated as MNDKETTPNVVVVMGVSGAGKTAVGQALADATGWRFVEGDAYHPASNIEKMSHGIGLTDEDRRPWLAALRDVVEQVVREDDHAILACSALKHDYRETLRVPNAGRAVRFVFLDVPPEVLAQRLAERKHHFAPPELLHSQLATLEKPRDALRVDGARPIPEIVEQVVNELRLPERGHA; from the coding sequence ATGAATGACAAAGAAACAACACCGAACGTCGTCGTCGTGATGGGCGTGTCAGGCGCCGGCAAGACCGCGGTGGGCCAGGCGCTCGCTGACGCCACGGGCTGGCGTTTCGTCGAAGGTGATGCATACCATCCCGCGTCGAACATCGAGAAGATGTCGCACGGAATCGGCCTCACCGACGAAGATAGACGGCCTTGGCTGGCGGCGCTTCGTGACGTCGTCGAGCAGGTCGTGCGCGAGGACGACCACGCCATCCTGGCGTGCTCCGCGTTGAAGCACGATTACCGCGAGACACTGCGCGTGCCCAACGCCGGTCGTGCGGTGCGGTTTGTCTTTCTCGACGTGCCCCCCGAAGTGCTCGCGCAGCGATTGGCTGAGCGGAAGCATCATTTCGCGCCGCCCGAGTTGTTGCACAGCCAACTCGCCACGCTCGAGAAGCCGCGCGACGCACTGCGCGTCGACGGCGCACGGCCGATTCCCGAAATCGTCGAGCAGGTCGTGAACGAGCTGCGTCTCCCCGAACGGGGTCACGCATGA
- a CDS encoding YdeI/OmpD-associated family protein, giving the protein MKPRFFKTPEDFRAWLEKNYETASELLVGFHKVDSGKPSITWPQSVDEALSFGWIDGVRRRIDDDSYSIRFTPRKPASVWSAVNIKRVAELTKTGRMQPTGLAAFARRDERKSAVYSFERKAAAFDATTAATFRRDKNAWTFFDAQPPGYKRIAAHWVMSAKRPETREKRLGALVELCRRGKRLDMMSPYEKKKKD; this is encoded by the coding sequence ATGAAGCCGAGATTCTTCAAAACCCCGGAAGATTTTCGCGCGTGGCTGGAGAAGAACTACGAGACGGCGAGCGAGTTGCTCGTTGGATTTCACAAGGTCGACAGCGGGAAGCCGAGCATCACATGGCCGCAGTCCGTCGACGAGGCGCTTTCGTTCGGCTGGATCGACGGTGTGCGGCGGCGGATTGACGACGACAGCTACTCGATCCGCTTCACGCCGCGGAAACCGGCGAGCGTCTGGAGCGCCGTGAACATCAAGCGCGTGGCCGAGCTGACGAAAACGGGGCGCATGCAACCGACCGGTCTCGCGGCGTTTGCGCGGCGCGACGAGCGGAAATCCGCGGTCTATTCGTTCGAGCGAAAAGCCGCCGCATTCGACGCAACCACGGCAGCAACGTTTCGCCGCGACAAGAATGCGTGGACCTTCTTCGACGCCCAGCCACCAGGCTACAAGCGCATCGCGGCGCATTGGGTGATGAGCGCCAAACGCCCCGAAACGCGGGAGAAGCGTCTCGGGGCGTTGGTGGAGCTGTGCCGCCGCGGTAAGCGGC